The Anomaloglossus baeobatrachus isolate aAnoBae1 chromosome 5, aAnoBae1.hap1, whole genome shotgun sequence genome includes the window GGTTTATCATGCTCAGGTGTGTGATGATTGCGCTGGTTTATCATGCTCAGGTGTGTGATGCTGGTGCTCCGTTTTCCTCTTCGCTCTCTCTATTTCTGGCAGCACTTCAGCACTTTCTGCAGACTCCTCCGCTCCAGGCACCTGCTGGAGGAGGGGGCGTCTCCGTcctgccccgccccctgcccgctgATTGGCGTAGCGCTGACAATGCCTGTGACAGGGGCGGTCCCCGGCCGGAGGCTGCATATTAGGCAGCGCGGCGCCGGGCAGGACAGTGCCTTCCCGCTGCCAGTGCCCACGCCGCAGCCGCCTGCCGACACCATGCCCCGGTCATTCCTGGTAAAGAAACACTTCTCTGCCACCAAGAAGCCCAACTACAGCGAGCTAGAGAGCCAGACAGGTAAGGAGCAGTGTGCATGGTGCATGGTGCAGCCCTCTAAGGGACCAAGCTCCCAGCATACAGCCCTGTACCCTGTATATGGGAGCTGCTAATGCTGAGCACTGATGAAGGCATGTCTGGTAATGATGTGAGTGGATAGAGTTGTGATGTTGCTGTCCTCCTCTCTTGCAGTTTACATATCCCCCTTCCTGTATGACAAGTTCTCCATCCCTGTGATCCCCCAGCCTGAGATCCTGAGCACAGGAGCTTACTTCCCACCTCTGGTCTGGGATACTGGCTTACTTACAACGTTCTTCACCACTGAGCCTGACTACAGCAAATCTCCCATCTCCACCTCCAGCGATGACTCCAAACCCCTGGACCTCACCTCCTTCTCCAGCGAAGACGATGAGGGGAAGACGTCGGACCCCCCTAGTCCTGCCTCATCCGCCACAGAAGCCGAGAAGTTCCACTGTAACCAATGCAGCAAGTCTTACTCTACGTTTGCCGGACTCTCTAAGCACAAGCAGCTGCACTGCGACTCGCAGACCAGAAAGTCTTTCAGCTGCAAATACTGTGAGAAGGAATACGTCAGTTTAGGGGCCCTAAAGATGCACATCAGGAGCCACACGCTGCCCTGCGTCTGCAAGATCTGCGGGAAGGCGTTCTCCAGACCCTGGCTGCTGCAGGGACACATCCGGACGCACACAGGTAAGGACCTGCTCCATTGATCAGGAGGGGTAGGGCGAAAT containing:
- the SNAI1 gene encoding zinc finger protein SNAI1 yields the protein MPRSFLVKKHFSATKKPNYSELESQTVYISPFLYDKFSIPVIPQPEILSTGAYFPPLVWDTGLLTTFFTTEPDYSKSPISTSSDDSKPLDLTSFSSEDDEGKTSDPPSPASSATEAEKFHCNQCSKSYSTFAGLSKHKQLHCDSQTRKSFSCKYCEKEYVSLGALKMHIRSHTLPCVCKICGKAFSRPWLLQGHIRTHTGEKPFSCTHCNRAFADRSNLRAHLQTHSDVKKYQCRTCSRTFSRMSLLHKHEESGCSGNH